A stretch of the Neodiprion lecontei isolate iyNeoLeco1 chromosome 4, iyNeoLeco1.1, whole genome shotgun sequence genome encodes the following:
- the LOC107221661 gene encoding dendritic arbor reduction protein 1 isoform X3, protein MTEELLFSALGFATDPSTDNHQLLESPTFTTMSYEYETPCTTPTSETSDPSDYTLTPLRETPEYYNGNLSSSPEMAWSDWSCTNGSTSSSGYLSEFSELSELDSELEWCLDRSWNAGLPERTPLCTPGCEGFLHLPLPQPQVQQLHFQHDEPLLILGIDLRAIEDSLGTDQNNNQIEENLLVQSAANAALATHDYTNRNLANAAEDRCFPCTYQGCAKMYAKASHLKAHLRRHTGEKPFACTWAGCGWRFSRSDELARHRRSHSGIKPYSCEMCPKKFARSDHLAKHRKVHRKNTSPIFPGPGNRCFRTTKINPVSTEV, encoded by the exons ATGACGGAGGAACTTCTTTTTTCGGCGTTGGGGTTCGCGACAGACCCAAGCACCGATAACCATCAGCTCCTAGAGTCGCCAACGTTCACGACGATGTCGTACGAATACGAGACCCCGTGTACAACACCGACGAGCGAAACGTCCGATCCGTCTGACTATACGCTGACGCCATTGAGGGAAACGCCGGAATATTACAACGGAAATTTATCCTCATCGCCGGAAATGGCGTGGAGCGACTGGTCCTGCACGAACGGTTCTACGTCATCCTCGG GATACCTCAGCGAGTTCAGCGAGCTTAGCGAACTTGACTCCGAACTAGAATGGTGTTTGGATCGCAGCTGGAACGCCGGCCTACCGGAGAGAACCCCCCTCTGCACTCCTGGCTGCGAGGGATTCTTGCATCTTCCCTTACCACAGCCGCAAGTTCAGCAGCTTCACTTTCAGCACGACGAACCGCTACTTATATTAGGAATCGATCTTCGCGCGATCGAAGATTCGCTAGGCACCG ATCAAAACAACAATCAAATAGAGGAGAACTTACTCGTACAATCCGCAGCTAACGCAGCTCTTGCCACTCACGACTACACAAACAGAAATCTAGCTAACGCCGCGGAAGATCGATGCTTTCCTTGCACTTATCAAGGTTGTGCAAAG ATGTATGCAAAGGCGTCGCACTTGAAGGCCCATTTGCGGCGACACACGGGTGAAAAACCGTTCGCGTGTACCTGGGCCGGATGCGGTTGGCGTTTCAGTAGATCAGACGAGCTTGCCCGGCACCGCAGATCACATTCCGGCATAAAACCTTACTCCTGCGAAATGTGCCCGAAGAAGTTCGCGAGAAGCGACCACCTAGCCAAGCACCGTAAAGTCCACAGGAAGAACACATCGCCGATATTCCCGGGTCCAGGAAATAGGTGTTTCCGCACGACAAAAATCAACCCCGTTTCCACAGAGGTGTGA
- the LOC107221661 gene encoding dendritic arbor reduction protein 1 isoform X2, whose product MSLSCGKKMTEELLFSALGFATDPSTDNHQLLESPTFTTMSYEYETPCTTPTSETSDPSDYTLTPLRETPEYYNGNLSSSPEMAWSDWSCTNGSTSSSGYLSEFSELSELDSELEWCLDRSWNAGLPERTPLCTPGCEGFLHLPLPQPQVQQLHFQHDEPLLILGIDLRAIEDSLGTDQNNNQIEENLLVQSAANAALATHDYTNRNLANAAEDRCFPCTYQGCAKMYAKASHLKAHLRRHTGEKPFACTWAGCGWRFSRSDELARHRRSHSGIKPYSCEMCPKKFARSDHLAKHRKVHRKNTSPIFPGPGNRCFRTTKINPVSTEV is encoded by the exons ATGACGGAGGAACTTCTTTTTTCGGCGTTGGGGTTCGCGACAGACCCAAGCACCGATAACCATCAGCTCCTAGAGTCGCCAACGTTCACGACGATGTCGTACGAATACGAGACCCCGTGTACAACACCGACGAGCGAAACGTCCGATCCGTCTGACTATACGCTGACGCCATTGAGGGAAACGCCGGAATATTACAACGGAAATTTATCCTCATCGCCGGAAATGGCGTGGAGCGACTGGTCCTGCACGAACGGTTCTACGTCATCCTCGG GATACCTCAGCGAGTTCAGCGAGCTTAGCGAACTTGACTCCGAACTAGAATGGTGTTTGGATCGCAGCTGGAACGCCGGCCTACCGGAGAGAACCCCCCTCTGCACTCCTGGCTGCGAGGGATTCTTGCATCTTCCCTTACCACAGCCGCAAGTTCAGCAGCTTCACTTTCAGCACGACGAACCGCTACTTATATTAGGAATCGATCTTCGCGCGATCGAAGATTCGCTAGGCACCG ATCAAAACAACAATCAAATAGAGGAGAACTTACTCGTACAATCCGCAGCTAACGCAGCTCTTGCCACTCACGACTACACAAACAGAAATCTAGCTAACGCCGCGGAAGATCGATGCTTTCCTTGCACTTATCAAGGTTGTGCAAAG ATGTATGCAAAGGCGTCGCACTTGAAGGCCCATTTGCGGCGACACACGGGTGAAAAACCGTTCGCGTGTACCTGGGCCGGATGCGGTTGGCGTTTCAGTAGATCAGACGAGCTTGCCCGGCACCGCAGATCACATTCCGGCATAAAACCTTACTCCTGCGAAATGTGCCCGAAGAAGTTCGCGAGAAGCGACCACCTAGCCAAGCACCGTAAAGTCCACAGGAAGAACACATCGCCGATATTCCCGGGTCCAGGAAATAGGTGTTTCCGCACGACAAAAATCAACCCCGTTTCCACAGAGGTGTGA
- the LOC107221661 gene encoding dendritic arbor reduction protein 1 isoform X1, translating to MVADTSTFDMTEELLFSALGFATDPSTDNHQLLESPTFTTMSYEYETPCTTPTSETSDPSDYTLTPLRETPEYYNGNLSSSPEMAWSDWSCTNGSTSSSGYLSEFSELSELDSELEWCLDRSWNAGLPERTPLCTPGCEGFLHLPLPQPQVQQLHFQHDEPLLILGIDLRAIEDSLGTDQNNNQIEENLLVQSAANAALATHDYTNRNLANAAEDRCFPCTYQGCAKMYAKASHLKAHLRRHTGEKPFACTWAGCGWRFSRSDELARHRRSHSGIKPYSCEMCPKKFARSDHLAKHRKVHRKNTSPIFPGPGNRCFRTTKINPVSTEV from the exons ATGACGGAGGAACTTCTTTTTTCGGCGTTGGGGTTCGCGACAGACCCAAGCACCGATAACCATCAGCTCCTAGAGTCGCCAACGTTCACGACGATGTCGTACGAATACGAGACCCCGTGTACAACACCGACGAGCGAAACGTCCGATCCGTCTGACTATACGCTGACGCCATTGAGGGAAACGCCGGAATATTACAACGGAAATTTATCCTCATCGCCGGAAATGGCGTGGAGCGACTGGTCCTGCACGAACGGTTCTACGTCATCCTCGG GATACCTCAGCGAGTTCAGCGAGCTTAGCGAACTTGACTCCGAACTAGAATGGTGTTTGGATCGCAGCTGGAACGCCGGCCTACCGGAGAGAACCCCCCTCTGCACTCCTGGCTGCGAGGGATTCTTGCATCTTCCCTTACCACAGCCGCAAGTTCAGCAGCTTCACTTTCAGCACGACGAACCGCTACTTATATTAGGAATCGATCTTCGCGCGATCGAAGATTCGCTAGGCACCG ATCAAAACAACAATCAAATAGAGGAGAACTTACTCGTACAATCCGCAGCTAACGCAGCTCTTGCCACTCACGACTACACAAACAGAAATCTAGCTAACGCCGCGGAAGATCGATGCTTTCCTTGCACTTATCAAGGTTGTGCAAAG ATGTATGCAAAGGCGTCGCACTTGAAGGCCCATTTGCGGCGACACACGGGTGAAAAACCGTTCGCGTGTACCTGGGCCGGATGCGGTTGGCGTTTCAGTAGATCAGACGAGCTTGCCCGGCACCGCAGATCACATTCCGGCATAAAACCTTACTCCTGCGAAATGTGCCCGAAGAAGTTCGCGAGAAGCGACCACCTAGCCAAGCACCGTAAAGTCCACAGGAAGAACACATCGCCGATATTCCCGGGTCCAGGAAATAGGTGTTTCCGCACGACAAAAATCAACCCCGTTTCCACAGAGGTGTGA